One window of Gloeothece citriformis PCC 7424 genomic DNA carries:
- a CDS encoding ABC transporter ATP-binding protein, translating to MNDAIVVSGVGKQFVRYHNNKPLTFQEAVLQGFRGMKRSDRFWALQDISFQIGPGRMVGLIGRNGSGKSTLLRLIGGIGRPDRGKIKVRGRIRALLDLGVNLHPDLTGRENIFINGVIAGLTRREVQRQFESIVEFAELAPFIDSPLRTYSTGMRMRLGFAIAVHTWPDVLLVDEVLAVGDLAFQRKCLDRIAQFKAEGCTIVFVSHDETQIKQLCDEVVYLRQGQLVAWGEPEIVVGQYLADNREKTHRVTPKEHSIIKTAMGTELRVHENRFGSLEMEIINVRLLDKQGVPITELLSGDPLSIEIEYLAPAPIPSPFFGVAIEREDGVICYDTTTLASGEILPTLQGRGKIVLHFKRLDLNHGQYYINVGIYQSNGDFAYDYHWQVYPLLINTSYLYDKGVLKVPHVWQFDPAYDREQKQIYK from the coding sequence ATGAACGATGCAATTGTCGTAAGCGGTGTAGGAAAACAATTTGTTCGTTATCATAACAATAAGCCGCTAACCTTCCAGGAAGCAGTTTTGCAAGGTTTTCGTGGGATGAAACGCTCAGATCGTTTTTGGGCTTTGCAGGATATCAGTTTCCAGATTGGGCCAGGACGCATGGTAGGATTGATTGGCCGTAATGGTTCGGGTAAGTCAACCCTATTGCGATTGATCGGGGGAATTGGCCGTCCGGATCGGGGAAAAATTAAAGTTCGTGGCCGAATAAGGGCACTCTTAGATCTGGGGGTTAATTTACATCCAGACTTAACAGGACGGGAAAATATTTTTATCAACGGGGTAATTGCCGGATTGACTCGGCGTGAGGTTCAACGACAGTTTGAGTCTATTGTAGAATTTGCCGAACTTGCCCCTTTTATTGACAGTCCTTTACGGACTTATAGTACCGGAATGCGGATGCGTCTGGGATTTGCCATCGCCGTCCACACCTGGCCGGATGTTCTTCTGGTTGACGAAGTTCTAGCGGTTGGAGATCTGGCATTTCAGCGTAAGTGCTTGGATCGGATTGCTCAGTTTAAAGCCGAAGGTTGTACGATCGTCTTCGTTTCCCATGATGAAACCCAGATTAAACAACTTTGTGACGAAGTTGTCTATCTGCGACAAGGGCAGTTAGTCGCTTGGGGCGAACCAGAAATAGTGGTTGGCCAATATTTAGCTGATAATCGAGAGAAAACCCATAGAGTCACCCCGAAAGAACATTCTATTATCAAAACGGCCATGGGAACTGAGTTGAGAGTTCACGAAAACCGGTTTGGTTCTTTGGAAATGGAAATTATTAACGTGCGACTGTTGGACAAACAGGGAGTCCCCATTACAGAACTCCTCAGTGGCGATCCTTTAAGCATTGAAATTGAATACCTCGCGCCAGCCCCTATTCCTTCCCCCTTTTTTGGAGTGGCGATCGAACGAGAAGATGGAGTGATTTGCTATGATACCACCACTCTAGCGTCAGGGGAAATCCTGCCAACCCTACAAGGTCGAGGCAAAATCGTTTTGCACTTCAAACGTCTCGATTTAAATCATGGGCAATACTACATCAATGTAGGGATTTATCAATCTAATGGAGACTTTGCTTACGATTATCACTGGCAAGTTTACCCACTATTGATTAATACTTCTTATCTATATGACAAAGGGGTTCTTAAAGTTCCTCATGTTTGGCAATTTGATCCGGCTTATGATCGAGAACAAAAACAAATATATAAGTAA
- a CDS encoding glycosyltransferase, with protein sequence MKHLIICSEYPPVPTSPGGIGTYVFHLAQLLAEAGETVHVISQLWQGAPLKIEKKCQGKLIIHRVPSLEKKSLWHDNFGSQKRARELEALLQSPFPPQCFSWQASLLAEELVEQENIDIIESQEYQSPLYYFQLRRALGFGPKKYPPCLIHLHSPTEFIALHNQWDINYSFFQTAKRLEAYSIATADALLCPSQFFARQAEARYQLETGSIKTIPLPLGDSPFLERDQETWNNGTICYIGRLEERKGILEWLEAAVAIAPKYPNAQFEFIGANCLGSDRINGDEFLKQRIPADLSPRFHFRGQQKRSQLPQFLQQARIAVVPSRWENFPNTCVEAMCSGLPVIASRQGGMVEMIEDNQTGWLVKESGSEGLSEALERALQTPPDQLRAMGDRACVSIRQLCDNQKIVEEQIAFRQEIVNRGAKQSFSVPPNLPWIENSLASPPVRPHRLDPSEQGIAVVITCFRDPHLLGKCWQSLQKQSQKPAAVVIVAKKLTDNSISPVLEQYKQCFTVEQGDEDLATAHNKAIKAVLSSGCKPLGFAFLNAGDRLEADFITHCESVLQHCPEVGLISSWTQYLGTRDKFWLKPCPSFPYQWLLNEASPLSVVRAQALYQVGSFRVGMAESFEFWDLVNGVMALGWVAVTLPEILGTSLRLWQMSRLNASHSDSVAYEKILTRFPILVERDVSDLILIARSDKIWSRPLLLFGEDNLYRLKIILCYSQGLSWYLLTKFFNISWDVLAKLKRKVEQKLKKSS encoded by the coding sequence ATGAAACACTTAATTATTTGTAGTGAATATCCCCCTGTTCCTACCTCCCCTGGTGGCATTGGAACTTATGTTTTTCATCTGGCTCAACTGCTAGCCGAAGCGGGCGAAACGGTACACGTTATCTCTCAACTTTGGCAAGGCGCTCCTCTAAAAATTGAAAAAAAATGTCAAGGAAAGCTCATCATTCATCGTGTTCCTTCCCTAGAAAAAAAATCCCTTTGGCATGACAATTTTGGCTCTCAAAAAAGAGCTAGAGAATTAGAAGCCTTACTACAATCTCCCTTTCCCCCTCAATGTTTTTCTTGGCAAGCAAGCTTACTCGCTGAAGAACTCGTTGAACAAGAAAATATTGATATTATTGAGTCTCAAGAATATCAGTCTCCTCTTTATTATTTCCAACTGCGACGCGCCTTGGGATTTGGCCCGAAAAAATATCCCCCTTGTCTGATCCATCTTCATTCCCCAACAGAATTTATTGCATTACACAATCAATGGGACATTAATTATTCTTTTTTTCAAACCGCTAAACGTCTAGAAGCCTATAGCATTGCTACAGCCGATGCCTTGCTTTGTCCCAGTCAATTCTTTGCCCGTCAAGCTGAAGCCCGTTACCAGCTAGAAACTGGCAGCATTAAAACTATTCCTCTACCTTTAGGAGATAGTCCCTTCCTAGAAAGAGATCAAGAAACTTGGAACAACGGAACAATTTGTTATATCGGGCGTTTAGAAGAACGCAAAGGAATTCTCGAATGGCTCGAGGCGGCGGTGGCGATTGCCCCCAAATATCCTAATGCTCAATTTGAGTTTATCGGTGCTAACTGCCTCGGTAGTGACCGTATTAACGGGGATGAATTTCTCAAGCAGCGAATTCCAGCCGACTTAAGCCCAAGATTTCACTTTCGTGGCCAGCAAAAGCGATCGCAGCTACCCCAATTTTTACAACAGGCTCGCATTGCCGTCGTTCCGTCCCGTTGGGAGAATTTTCCCAATACTTGCGTCGAAGCCATGTGTTCAGGACTCCCCGTGATTGCTTCCCGTCAAGGCGGAATGGTAGAGATGATCGAAGACAACCAAACCGGCTGGTTAGTCAAGGAATCAGGCAGTGAGGGACTCTCGGAGGCTCTCGAACGGGCACTACAAACCCCCCCAGACCAACTTAGAGCGATGGGTGACAGGGCTTGTGTGTCAATTCGACAGTTGTGCGACAATCAAAAAATTGTCGAGGAGCAAATCGCTTTTCGGCAAGAAATCGTCAATCGAGGAGCTAAACAATCTTTTTCTGTGCCCCCTAATTTGCCCTGGATTGAGAATTCCCTAGCGAGTCCCCCTGTGCGTCCCCATCGACTCGATCCGTCTGAACAAGGTATCGCCGTTGTTATCACCTGCTTTCGAGACCCCCATCTTTTAGGTAAGTGCTGGCAAAGTCTACAAAAACAGAGCCAAAAACCGGCGGCTGTCGTCATCGTGGCTAAAAAATTGACCGATAACTCTATTTCCCCAGTGCTAGAACAATATAAGCAATGCTTTACCGTTGAACAGGGAGATGAAGACCTTGCTACGGCTCACAATAAAGCAATTAAAGCGGTTCTTAGCTCCGGCTGCAAGCCTCTAGGTTTTGCTTTTCTCAATGCCGGCGATCGCTTAGAAGCTGACTTTATAACTCACTGTGAATCTGTCTTGCAACATTGCCCAGAGGTGGGATTAATTTCTAGTTGGACTCAATATTTAGGAACTCGAGATAAATTCTGGCTTAAACCTTGTCCTAGTTTTCCTTATCAATGGTTACTTAACGAGGCCAGCCCGTTGAGCGTGGTAAGAGCGCAGGCACTCTATCAAGTGGGTAGTTTTCGAGTAGGGATGGCTGAGAGTTTTGAGTTTTGGGACTTGGTTAATGGTGTGATGGCATTAGGATGGGTTGCCGTCACTTTGCCTGAAATATTAGGGACAAGTTTGCGTCTGTGGCAAATGTCCCGGCTGAATGCGTCTCATAGTGATTCTGTCGCCTATGAAAAAATATTAACAAGATTTCCTATTTTAGTCGAGCGAGATGTCTCCGACTTGATTCTGATTGCCCGTTCCGATAAAATTTGGTCGAGACCGCTACTCCTTTTTGGAGAAGATAACTTGTATAGACTAAAAATTATTCTCTGCTATTCTCAAGGGTTGAGTTGGTATCTATTAACTAAATTTTTCAATATTAGTTGGGACGTTTTAGCTAAATTAAAACGAAAAGTTGAGCAAAAATTGAAAAAATCTTCATAA
- a CDS encoding glycosyltransferase family 2 protein has product MNILISVVICTHNRSQYLAKAIQSLLNQQFPLENYEIIIIDNCSTDQTKEVVEQLAGKNLRYIYEPTLGLSYARNTGWKNAQGKYVAYLDDDAIACPLWLSTILEVFETVQPQPGCVGGKAEPIWEAPRPNWLSDELVTGLTVIDWSPTPQVLPDLSRQWLVGANIAFPKAVLEKLGGFIDGLDRSGKHLLSGGDVFLEKQIAQAGYSCYYHPQMAVSHHIQQSRLDKKWFIRRYFWQGVSDAVVQLIEESPSRSKRLFLAILRTINLLLVPSQITSFLYNSDDKNQFTERCFTLIKLGHIAGLLGLAHKPS; this is encoded by the coding sequence ATGAATATTTTGATTTCTGTTGTAATTTGTACTCACAATCGTTCGCAATATTTGGCCAAGGCTATCCAAAGCCTATTGAATCAACAGTTCCCGCTAGAAAATTACGAAATTATCATCATTGATAATTGTTCAACTGATCAGACAAAAGAAGTTGTAGAGCAGTTGGCTGGAAAAAACCTTAGATACATTTACGAACCGACGTTAGGACTATCCTACGCCCGCAATACAGGTTGGAAAAATGCACAAGGAAAGTATGTTGCTTACTTGGATGACGACGCGATTGCTTGTCCCCTTTGGTTGAGTACGATTTTAGAAGTATTTGAAACAGTACAGCCTCAGCCGGGGTGTGTCGGAGGCAAGGCAGAGCCAATCTGGGAAGCCCCCCGACCCAATTGGTTGTCTGATGAATTAGTGACTGGTTTGACGGTCATTGATTGGTCGCCAACCCCACAAGTTCTACCCGATTTATCTCGGCAATGGTTGGTCGGAGCTAATATTGCTTTTCCTAAAGCAGTCCTCGAAAAACTAGGAGGATTTATTGATGGGTTGGATCGCTCTGGCAAACACCTTTTATCCGGTGGGGATGTTTTTTTAGAAAAACAAATCGCCCAAGCCGGATATTCTTGTTATTACCATCCTCAAATGGCTGTTAGTCATCACATTCAACAATCTAGATTAGACAAAAAATGGTTTATTCGCCGTTATTTTTGGCAAGGAGTTTCTGATGCTGTCGTTCAATTAATTGAAGAATCTCCCTCCCGTTCAAAGCGGTTGTTTTTGGCTATTTTAAGAACGATTAATTTACTCTTAGTCCCATCTCAAATTACTAGCTTTCTATACAATAGCGATGATAAAAATCAGTTTACCGAAAGATGCTTTACACTCATTAAATTAGGTCATATTGCGGGGTTATTAGGTTTAGCTCATAAGCCATCTTAG
- a CDS encoding glycosyltransferase family 4 protein: protein MLKIHLIRTYYPHWCQYSGIHQFVKYLDTQQYQVDIWRASDNHDDFPLKNLAIRYGLHTLVQMQGMKWYKLSDLMAEWKAFQKFRTHSVDIIHYLDGEHTAQFLPLLFKLPKRKRPKMIATYHQPPELLDSLLAKEVIPHLDAITVVSPQQVSYFSQLTEPHKIHSILHGIDINYFKPDNSLKENGKFKCLTVGRYLRDFEVLRQVAEKLENYENIEFHVVSSVATEVENLANVTVYRDIDDASLLTLYQQSNTLFLPLINSTANNALLEGIACGLPVITTRLPSVQDYLSDQAAFFIPKNDPEQFVEAILNLANHSQLCQTMGESARNRAKELDWQLIVSQYEKVYSKVVETDGD, encoded by the coding sequence ATGTTAAAAATCCATCTTATCCGAACTTACTATCCTCACTGGTGTCAATATTCCGGTATTCACCAATTTGTTAAATACCTCGATACTCAACAGTATCAGGTAGATATTTGGCGAGCGTCAGATAACCATGATGATTTTCCGCTCAAAAATTTAGCAATTCGCTACGGACTCCATACCCTTGTTCAAATGCAGGGCATGAAATGGTACAAACTCAGTGATTTAATGGCTGAATGGAAAGCTTTTCAAAAATTTCGCACTCACTCAGTTGATATTATTCACTATCTTGATGGCGAACATACAGCACAGTTCTTGCCTTTACTATTTAAATTACCCAAGAGAAAACGGCCTAAGATGATTGCTACTTATCACCAGCCCCCTGAATTGCTAGATTCTTTGTTAGCCAAAGAAGTTATTCCCCACCTAGATGCGATCACAGTCGTATCGCCACAGCAAGTCTCTTATTTTAGCCAATTAACCGAACCCCATAAAATTCACAGTATTTTACACGGCATTGATATTAATTATTTTAAGCCCGACAATAGTCTTAAAGAAAACGGTAAATTTAAGTGCCTTACAGTTGGTAGGTATTTAAGAGATTTTGAAGTTTTACGGCAAGTAGCAGAAAAGTTAGAAAATTATGAAAACATAGAATTTCATGTTGTTTCTTCTGTGGCAACTGAAGTAGAAAATTTAGCCAATGTTACGGTTTATCGAGACATAGATGATGCAAGTTTATTGACACTTTATCAGCAATCGAATACACTATTTTTACCTTTAATAAACTCAACGGCCAATAATGCCTTATTAGAAGGAATTGCTTGCGGCTTGCCAGTCATAACCACTCGCCTTCCTTCTGTTCAAGATTATTTATCCGATCAAGCAGCTTTTTTTATTCCAAAAAACGATCCAGAGCAATTTGTCGAGGCTATCTTGAATCTAGCAAATCATTCTCAGCTTTGTCAAACAATGGGAGAGTCAGCCCGTAATCGAGCCAAGGAACTCGATTGGCAATTGATTGTTTCTCAATATGAAAAAGTTTATTCAAAAGTTGTCGAAACAGATGGAGATTAA
- a CDS encoding class I SAM-dependent methyltransferase, translating to MIMTQLEKFWQLFQRPQKKPESSNFNISLSETHENLEKLIADNPKFHSLNGVPTSWSIQTDTLRFLYSLLKPGMVTLETGCGQTTVVFAIAGTKHICIMPDAEEANRVKQYCGSLACSNPITFLINSSDILLPCSDQIPKELDFVFIDGAHAFPAPIIDWHYTAGKLKIGGTMCVDDYKMPSVKILFDFLCNEDEWELITIVQNTAFFKKLKNLKNLADWTGQNINKDFPGY from the coding sequence ATGATAATGACACAGTTAGAAAAATTTTGGCAATTATTTCAACGACCCCAAAAAAAACCAGAAAGTTCTAATTTTAATATTTCTCTTTCTGAAACTCATGAAAATTTAGAAAAATTAATTGCTGATAATCCTAAGTTTCATTCCCTCAATGGAGTACCGACAAGTTGGTCTATTCAAACTGATACTTTACGTTTTCTTTATAGCTTATTAAAACCTGGTATGGTAACTCTAGAAACAGGTTGCGGACAGACCACCGTTGTCTTTGCTATTGCAGGGACTAAACATATTTGTATTATGCCTGACGCTGAGGAAGCCAATCGCGTTAAACAATACTGTGGTAGTTTAGCCTGCTCTAATCCTATCACTTTCCTCATCAACAGTTCAGATATCCTATTGCCATGTAGTGATCAAATACCAAAAGAATTAGACTTTGTTTTTATTGATGGCGCTCATGCTTTTCCCGCTCCTATTATCGATTGGCATTACACAGCAGGGAAATTAAAAATAGGGGGAACGATGTGTGTTGACGATTACAAAATGCCCTCTGTTAAAATCTTATTTGATTTTTTATGTAACGAAGATGAATGGGAACTAATCACGATTGTCCAGAATACCGCCTTTTTTAAAAAGTTGAAAAATCTGAAGAATTTAGCGGATTGGACGGGCCAAAACATCAATAAAGACTTCCCTGGATACTAA
- a CDS encoding SPASM domain-containing protein: protein MSNDKPLKSQSKQLFCSKPFEWFEITQLNGRGGTYLCCPSWLNKSVGNLQQQSVDEIWNGEQAQKIRRSILDGSFKYCDSSRCAFLQTQSGPVQKIEDVTDENLKTIINENLSVLPYGPKKIICTYDQSCNLSCPSCRDKVIVEIEAEQEILKIQEKLENEALKNAEYLHITGSGDPFGSPYFRKWLQTMNREEMPNLQEIYLQTNGQLWTPRMWNTIAENIRELIISADIGIDAATPETYGINRRGGNFETLLKNLEFISSLRQNGLLRFLKISMVVQANNFREMPDFVKLGHCFNADVIYFGQLVNWGTFSNEEFHRRAVHLPTHPLHFEFAQLLKDEVFEHPNVILGNLTEVKKHSQESLSQKVLKKTQNLLGQLIHK, encoded by the coding sequence ATGTCAAATGACAAGCCGTTAAAAAGCCAAAGTAAGCAATTATTTTGCTCTAAACCCTTTGAATGGTTTGAAATCACCCAACTTAATGGGCGAGGTGGAACTTATTTATGTTGTCCCTCTTGGTTAAATAAGTCCGTTGGAAACCTACAACAGCAATCAGTCGATGAAATTTGGAATGGCGAACAAGCACAAAAAATTCGTCGTTCTATTTTGGATGGTTCGTTCAAATATTGTGATTCTTCTCGATGTGCCTTTTTGCAAACTCAATCGGGGCCGGTTCAAAAAATAGAAGACGTAACTGATGAAAATTTAAAAACTATCATCAATGAAAATCTGAGCGTTTTACCCTACGGGCCAAAAAAGATTATTTGTACTTATGACCAGTCCTGTAATTTGTCTTGTCCTTCTTGTCGAGACAAAGTCATTGTTGAAATTGAAGCCGAACAGGAAATTTTAAAGATTCAGGAAAAACTAGAAAATGAAGCTTTAAAAAATGCTGAATATCTTCATATTACGGGGTCGGGAGATCCTTTTGGGAGTCCCTATTTCCGAAAATGGCTGCAAACTATGAATCGAGAGGAAATGCCCAATCTCCAAGAAATTTATCTCCAAACTAATGGTCAATTATGGACACCCAGAATGTGGAATACTATTGCTGAAAACATCAGGGAACTCATTATTAGTGCCGATATTGGAATTGACGCAGCAACCCCAGAAACCTATGGAATAAACCGCAGAGGAGGAAACTTCGAGACACTGCTTAAAAATCTTGAATTTATTAGCAGTCTTCGACAAAATGGCCTTTTACGATTTTTAAAAATTAGCATGGTTGTTCAGGCGAATAATTTTAGGGAAATGCCTGATTTTGTCAAGCTTGGTCATTGTTTTAATGCTGATGTTATCTATTTTGGACAATTAGTTAATTGGGGAACTTTCTCAAATGAAGAATTTCACCGTAGGGCTGTTCATCTTCCTACTCATCCCTTGCATTTTGAATTTGCTCAGTTATTAAAAGATGAAGTGTTTGAACACCCAAATGTTATTTTAGGTAACTTAACAGAAGTTAAAAAGCACTCTCAAGAATCTCTTAGCCAAAAAGTTTTGAAGAAAACACAAAACCTTTTAGGACAGTTGATTCATAAATAA
- a CDS encoding class I SAM-dependent methyltransferase, which produces MSNTQLSGPWQSEMHLEYLPEPIAFDEGLMKSVLNFYKPIKSLDLGCGLGYFVNYLREQGVDAWGVEAEDLGEHFKSPGHQIRKDLSQPLDLQEKFDLVICLEVIEHIPRDFEEIVFDNIVRHMSKYLLFSGATVGQQGIGHINERPESHWFWQLIKRGLVLRHQASLDVRLSCTLPWYINNVSIWELVHPDTRNTPTLLAEQDSRILSKETEYLKNIHQMTNEINQLKLELEEKQKELNQTQASLFTFQNSRFWHLHQAWLRTEKAWKILTNQL; this is translated from the coding sequence ATGTCAAATACTCAACTTAGTGGCCCTTGGCAATCTGAAATGCACTTAGAATATTTGCCAGAACCCATTGCCTTCGATGAAGGCTTAATGAAGTCTGTTTTAAATTTTTACAAACCGATCAAATCCCTTGATTTAGGGTGTGGGTTGGGTTATTTTGTTAACTATCTAAGAGAGCAAGGTGTAGATGCTTGGGGCGTAGAAGCAGAAGATTTAGGAGAACATTTTAAATCACCTGGACATCAAATCAGAAAAGATCTGAGTCAGCCGTTAGATCTACAAGAAAAATTTGATCTTGTTATTTGTTTAGAAGTCATCGAGCATATCCCTAGGGATTTTGAAGAGATTGTTTTTGATAATATTGTCCGTCACATGAGTAAATATTTATTATTTAGTGGTGCTACAGTAGGACAACAAGGAATCGGTCACATTAACGAACGTCCTGAAAGTCATTGGTTTTGGCAATTAATCAAGCGGGGTTTGGTGTTGCGTCACCAAGCCTCATTAGATGTTCGTTTATCTTGTACATTGCCCTGGTATATCAACAATGTTTCTATTTGGGAACTTGTTCATCCTGATACTAGAAATACACCAACTCTTCTTGCCGAACAAGATAGCCGTATTCTTAGTAAAGAGACTGAATATTTAAAAAATATTCACCAAATGACCAATGAAATCAATCAATTGAAATTAGAATTAGAGGAGAAGCAAAAGGAACTTAATCAAACTCAAGCAAGTTTATTTACTTTTCAAAATAGCCGTTTTTGGCATTTACATCAGGCTTGGCTGAGAACCGAGAAAGCTTGGAAAATTTTAACCAATCAATTATAA
- a CDS encoding sulfotransferase → MVSNNINEELYWNLFYLKNLFRDFKLLKSHLDYSKFIILGKGRSGSNFLRGLLNYHPNIIVFGELFRDRDSIGWEFPFYDQYLQSSNLISFMNKDPINFLEKKVFRRYHPQVLAVGFKLFYYHAQNDSRHLIWSYLKEQKTLKIIHLQRDNTLRELLSLRKAFKTNKWTNTDGMEEQEFSIKLEYEDCLQEFTHSQEIKAKYNKFFQDHQVINMIYENLSNDYETELKKLQDFLEVDYKPVKPLTYKQSKQPLKEAISNYYELKQKFQGTPWEAFFED, encoded by the coding sequence ATGGTTTCAAATAATATTAATGAAGAATTATACTGGAATTTATTCTATTTAAAAAATTTATTCCGTGATTTTAAGCTCCTTAAAAGCCATTTAGATTATAGTAAATTTATTATTTTAGGAAAAGGCAGATCTGGCTCTAATTTTTTGCGCGGATTACTCAATTATCACCCTAATATTATTGTTTTTGGAGAGTTATTTAGAGATAGGGATTCTATTGGTTGGGAGTTTCCTTTCTACGATCAGTATCTTCAGTCTTCCAATCTCATTTCATTCATGAATAAAGATCCTATCAATTTTTTAGAAAAGAAAGTATTTAGAAGGTATCATCCTCAAGTTCTTGCAGTTGGATTTAAACTTTTTTACTATCACGCTCAAAATGATTCTCGTCACCTTATTTGGTCTTATTTAAAAGAGCAGAAAACTCTTAAAATTATTCATCTTCAAAGGGATAATACCCTTAGAGAACTCTTATCCCTGAGAAAAGCTTTTAAAACTAATAAATGGACTAACACTGATGGAATGGAAGAACAGGAATTTTCTATAAAACTTGAGTATGAAGACTGTTTACAAGAATTTACTCATTCACAAGAAATTAAAGCAAAATATAATAAATTTTTTCAAGATCATCAAGTCATCAATATGATTTACGAAAATTTATCTAATGATTATGAAACGGAACTTAAAAAACTACAAGATTTTTTGGAAGTTGACTATAAACCTGTCAAGCCATTAACTTATAAACAATCTAAACAACCTCTTAAAGAAGCCATTTCTAATTATTATGAATTAAAACAAAAATTTCAGGGAACGCCTTGGGAAGCTTTTTTTGAAGATTAA
- a CDS encoding DUF6473 family protein, protein MTHYYQETDWNVVDYQIYCLDEAVIDPQTNTVFMLRGPKPATLQKGEYFICIGAAQTFGRFCEKPFPILLQEKLGIPGINLGRGGAGPSFFSHNNEKLMDYINNAGFAIVQVMSGRSASNSLFESKGLGYYFRRSDGSGIGADEAFKEVLAHSNKKYIKQIVEETRTNWIESYQELLRQIKIPKILLWFSVRKPRYWEHYYNVSSLFNQFPQLINQKTVNRVKKYGDYYVECVSKRGMPQPLINRFTGQPTTVENNWGEIWTENWYYPSPEMHIEAAIALEAVIKKLQRQE, encoded by the coding sequence GTGACTCATTATTATCAAGAAACTGATTGGAATGTGGTTGATTATCAGATCTATTGTTTGGATGAAGCCGTCATTGACCCCCAAACAAATACTGTTTTTATGTTAAGAGGCCCTAAACCGGCCACTTTACAAAAAGGTGAGTATTTTATCTGTATTGGGGCGGCTCAAACCTTTGGTCGGTTCTGCGAGAAGCCTTTTCCCATTTTATTACAAGAAAAGTTAGGAATTCCAGGAATAAATTTAGGACGCGGTGGTGCAGGCCCGTCTTTTTTCTCTCACAATAATGAAAAATTAATGGATTATATTAATAATGCTGGCTTCGCCATTGTACAGGTTATGTCGGGAAGATCCGCTAGTAATTCTCTGTTTGAAAGTAAAGGTTTAGGTTACTATTTTAGAAGATCTGATGGGTCTGGTATTGGAGCAGATGAGGCTTTTAAAGAAGTGCTGGCTCATTCTAATAAAAAATATATTAAACAAATTGTTGAAGAAACCAGAACTAATTGGATAGAGAGCTATCAAGAGCTTTTAAGGCAAATTAAAATTCCTAAAATATTACTTTGGTTCTCGGTGAGGAAACCCCGATACTGGGAACATTATTACAATGTCTCTTCTTTATTCAATCAGTTTCCTCAACTGATTAATCAAAAAACAGTTAATCGAGTCAAAAAATATGGCGATTACTATGTTGAATGTGTTTCTAAGCGAGGAATGCCACAACCGCTCATTAATCGATTTACCGGTCAACCGACGACTGTAGAAAACAATTGGGGAGAAATTTGGACTGAGAATTGGTACTATCCTTCTCCAGAAATGCACATTGAGGCAGCTATTGCACTAGAGGCAGTGATCAAAAAGCTCCAACGACAAGAGTAG
- the rpmI gene encoding 50S ribosomal protein L35, producing the protein MPKLKTRKAAAKRFRATGSGNKIFRRKAYKNHLLYHKSAERKRRRLSGLALVSEEDIKEVRLMLPYL; encoded by the coding sequence ATGCCGAAACTAAAAACCCGCAAAGCGGCGGCAAAAAGATTCCGTGCTACAGGGAGCGGGAACAAAATCTTTCGTCGCAAAGCCTATAAAAACCACTTATTATATCACAAAAGCGCAGAACGTAAACGTCGTCGCTTATCTGGACTAGCTTTAGTCAGCGAGGAAGATATCAAAGAAGTCCGCTTAATGCTGCCTTATCTGTAA
- the rplT gene encoding 50S ribosomal protein L20 produces the protein MTRVKRGNVARKRRKKILKLAKGFRGSHSKLFRTANQQVMKALRNAYRDRRKKKRDFRRLWITRINASARQNGISYSKLTGQMKKANIQLNRKMLAQLAVLDPQAFAKVVEVASQAQ, from the coding sequence ATGACCAGGGTAAAACGAGGTAATGTTGCTCGTAAACGTCGCAAAAAAATACTTAAATTAGCTAAAGGGTTTAGAGGCTCTCACTCGAAGCTTTTCCGTACCGCTAATCAACAGGTAATGAAAGCTCTGCGGAATGCTTACCGCGATCGCCGGAAAAAGAAACGGGACTTCCGCCGTCTTTGGATTACCAGAATTAACGCCTCGGCTCGTCAAAATGGGATCAGTTATAGTAAACTGACCGGACAAATGAAAAAAGCTAACATCCAACTCAATCGGAAAATGTTAGCTCAGTTAGCTGTGCTAGATCCTCAAGCTTTCGCTAAAGTAGTAGAAGTAGCGTCTCAAGCTCAGTAA